In Thermodesulfovibrionales bacterium, the sequence TCGGACAGTCTGAATTCCCTCCCATCGACCTTCAGTTTCGTATCAAGGCTTACGCTGCCTCGGATCATCATCTTCAATTCCCCGAGCCATGGACCCACGGAAAGGCCGATCTTTGTCAAGGCGGCCTTATCGATGTTGATATGAAACTCTTCCTCCAGAGAGAATCCGAGACAGGGAGTCCCGTGCGAGAGGTTGACCGCCCGAACGGTGAAAGGTGCCTCTTTTACCAGCGTCCCTTCGAATCTCTGCGTGTCCCGGTCGATCCTCTGAAAGCCCTCTTCCGCGTAAAAACTCGCGTGGCGTATCTCTCCCCCGGCGACGCGAAAGACCTCTATCTTCAGGGGGTATTCCTCGATAACATTCCATGTATACCCCCTGAGTTTGCCTTCAATGCATGCGATGATATTTTCCGGACCGTAGACCCTGAGAGGGATGTCTCTCCGAAGCAGAATCCGCAGAAGGGTGTCGAAGCCGATAAAATGGTCGATATGTGTGTGCGTCACGAAGACATCCGTTATCTTCATGATGTCGGCAGGCATCAACGATCGCAGGTCGCCGGCATCAAAGAGCACTGCGCGCTTTTCCCGGATCATCCTGATGTAGAGACCGGGATCTTCGTATTGGTTATTGATAAGCCGGTGATGAAATGAAGGTTTCATAGTAGTATCGCGAAAAATATTCGATCAAGAGATTATATCTCACTGTGATATAATAATAAATTAAAAATTTGGAATCTATTGGCTGCCAGAAATCGGCTTGCTGAGAGCGGATTTCCTCCGTCGGTTTTGACGGAGTGCGACCGGATCGCCGATAACTAAAGGGAGGATATATGCCCGAGCTGAGGAAAGACCCCATTTCAGGCCGTTGGGTCATCATTGCCGTCGAAAGGGGGAAGAGACCTACGGACTTCACCTCACCCCCGGTCCAGAGAAGAAAGGGAGGTTTCTGCCCCTTTGATCCGGGCAACGAGTACACGACACCGCCGGAGATCATGGCGTTCAGGCCGTCTTCTGCTCAGCCGAATGGGCCGGGATGGACGTTGCGGGTCATGCCGAATAAGTTCCCGGCCTTGCAGATATACGGGAATCTGGACAGGGCAGGCGAAGGGATGTTCGACAAAATGAACGGGGTCGGCGCCCATGAAGTCATCATCGAAACGCCGGACCACCAGCTCTCGCTCTCTACGATGTCTCCCAAGGCTGTTGAAGATGTCCTCTGGGCCTATTATCTCCGACTGACAGACCTCAAGAAAGACGTGAGGTTTAAATACGTCCTCATATTCAAGAACGAAGGCGATGCGGCGGGCGCCTCACTCGAACATTCCCATTCACAGCTCATCGCGGTCCCGATCGTACCGAAAATCGTCAAGGAAGAGATCGATGCGGCCAGGAACTATTTTGAGTATAAGGAGAGGTGTATATTCTGCGATGTCATCAATCAGGAGATCGGGAGCGGCAAGCGGGTCATTTATGAAAACTCGGGATACATCGCCATAGCCCCCTTTGCCCCGAGGGCGCCTTTCGAGACGTGGATTCTCCCGAAACGGCATGAATCTGTTTTTTCGCCCGCTGATAAGAGCTTCTTCGCTCTTGCTGGCGCCCTCCAGACCGTCCTGAAGCAGTTCGACAGGATACTCGATACCCCTCCCTACAATTTCATCATCCACACAGCCCCCTTCACCGATGAGGCGAACGAATACTACCACTGGCATATAGAGCTGATACCGAAACTCACGAAGATAGCCGGCTTCGAGTGGGGCTCCGGTTTCTACATAAATCCCACACTGCCCGAAGAGGCGGCCAAATTCATGAGAGAGGCTAAGATCTGACGGAAAGGCGGGCTGAAGAGGGTTTCCTATGAAGATACTCATCGCGGCGTCCGAGGCGGTACCCTTCGTGATGACCGGCGGACTTGCCGAAGTTACCGGCTCGCTTCTTAAGGAATACCGGAAGGTTTCCGGAACGGAGGTCGTTCTCATGCTCCCCCTTTACCCCGGCTTACGGGAGCGGTTTGAACTTGCCGAAACGGGGATCCGGTTGTCCGTTCCTGTTGGGACCCGGCGGCACGAGGGACGGGTCTGGGC encodes:
- a CDS encoding MBL fold metallo-hydrolase — its product is MKPSFHHRLINNQYEDPGLYIRMIREKRAVLFDAGDLRSLMPADIMKITDVFVTHTHIDHFIGFDTLLRILLRRDIPLRVYGPENIIACIEGKLRGYTWNVIEEYPLKIEVFRVAGGEIRHASFYAEEGFQRIDRDTQRFEGTLVKEAPFTVRAVNLSHGTPCLGFSLEEEFHINIDKAALTKIGLSVGPWLGELKMMIRGSVSLDTKLKVDGREFRLS
- the galT gene encoding galactose-1-phosphate uridylyltransferase; this encodes MPELRKDPISGRWVIIAVERGKRPTDFTSPPVQRRKGGFCPFDPGNEYTTPPEIMAFRPSSAQPNGPGWTLRVMPNKFPALQIYGNLDRAGEGMFDKMNGVGAHEVIIETPDHQLSLSTMSPKAVEDVLWAYYLRLTDLKKDVRFKYVLIFKNEGDAAGASLEHSHSQLIAVPIVPKIVKEEIDAARNYFEYKERCIFCDVINQEIGSGKRVIYENSGYIAIAPFAPRAPFETWILPKRHESVFSPADKSFFALAGALQTVLKQFDRILDTPPYNFIIHTAPFTDEANEYYHWHIELIPKLTKIAGFEWGSGFYINPTLPEEAAKFMREAKI